The window AGCCCAAGTTTATACCCATTAAGTCATGAAAGCCCACTAACCATACATCCTTGTTAATTATATACAACCCTACCAGACGAGCCCTTATAGTGttactctatgaatattgCAGTGTTACGCGCCTACAACATTCGTAATAGTTTTTTAGCTTACTAGATTGTAGTGTTAGTTTATGAATATTGTAGTGTTACCATGTAGTATTTGCAATTTACATATTACTTTAttgtatttgatttaattttttttggaattgaCTAAAATACTCACGCTTGCAATATTCAACACATAAAACTGCAATTCGAACTCTATTTCATCAATTCAATCCTAGGCGCCATCTTTAAGGGCTATGATTAGTGTTATGGTGTCACTCTAAATATGGTGTCACCCTAATGCTCCCCTCCTTAGATATCTTTataaatctttaaaatttaaaattttatactcccttcatccctaAAAGGTATggactatttcttttttttttgtccgtccCCTAAGAGTATGAAAATTCCAATTTTGACAaatctcttctctctaatgaggtgagactcattctccaccaacaatacttaaaaaactttatctatttctctctcttactttatcaataatgcattaaaactcgtgttgaACTCAAAGTTCGTACTCTCtgggaacggagagagtatatttctttaaaaaataattcagttaataaaaaaatataatttgtatatatgtataatttcaTACAGTAAGTCCTCTTAGGATttccataaaattataaattataaatttatctataaaGTTACAGACTTTAGCTAGGATTTtctgatatttttcaaattaatttaaaattcaaatacaattaaaagtttagtgttttaatgaattttctcaTTACCGAGCAATATCAATAgaattaaactattttatgTAGTCCTAACGTGTCAACCGGGCAACACCACATGTTAAGAACAAAACAACATACTGTATATGAATTTTAGATAAAAGctctaattaaaaatttatcataattaataattatatatcaatcaaaatttgatcataatataattatatgtcGTGTAATTAAAGACAAATAATccaaatatatacacatatggACACTAAAGATAAAATAGCTCTACGCAAAAAGGCGTAActctttttcaagaaaatgataaCTATAGTTTCTaggtttattatttatgatttcaatATATTGGGCATATGATTATGATGTTACCAATTGAGCGAGGTACGATATCATGGCCTAATccaccatttttttattagagaCTCAAACACGAGCATTAAGAATATACTATACAGGAAgaacattaatttattgtgtCGTATTTTATAGTCTTTAAAAAACTCTTGTAATTTGAATTGGTTCAGAGagatttttatatgaataatgCTCTCATAAACCAAGTTTTTTGTACAGTGTTGGAGGCGAACACTATTCAACAATCAACTCTATACATCGATGTTACGtaattgacaaataaaaagttattattaaatttaaaaaaaatcaattaaggaattttaaaagaaaaaaaattataactataccatgaatcaatcaaattcagtaaagaaatagaaataagttAAATTTGTTCGCTTTAGcactatataaaagtaaatataagcagtaaaagaaaatagatgaaaatataaaagaggTATTTTAGAATACCTTcactttcttctctttctctctcctcataCCAGCAATCGAACCCCCAACCTAGAGGTTACTCAATGCCTCACCAACTAGGCTAGGAACGGCCGGTGTTAATGTGCTTGCTACTTATAATATGTATTGATCATAATATACCATATAAAGGTGGGAAATTTTCTGCGATGCTCACAGATGAGACCACGATACTTTACGCAGAGAGAATTAATACAGACAAGATTTTTTGCTAAGAAGAATTTGGTGacgtttaattttattttcgcTTGAATAGTTGGGCGTTATTGattttaacacaaaaatttGAGTGATTATTTGTTAGTTTAGTCCACTATGCGAGGATTTCGTGCTAGTTTATATGCTACGAAAATTTAGGagatagtactatatattgatttgttttaagtaaaaaagaaaagatatttgactatattaatataaattgtaaaaaagttaaatgtaTTCCtgataatttactttttaaaaaattaaaaaaatattatctttttcaaaataatagaatggaaagtgtgaaatattttgagggatatcaattaaaaaattaattttgaaggCCACAACTAGGTGTCtgattaaatttcaaatataaatattgtgtATGTAATGAATATTCAATCCACTAGGAAAATcggaataattaattaaagatattagtaaaagaaatcaaatctaaTTGTTACGCTATAAATCCGATAGGTACTTTGCCCATCCCTCAAGAAACCACTAtaaaaacatcaaataaataaaacttgaaagcaaatcaaattttttaggCGCAGACTGAACTTCTTCTTCTCATAATCCTTCTACAATTCAGTATAAACCCTAACCTCAAATCTCATTAGATCGAAAGCCTACATTTTTGGGTTATAGAATGGCTGAATCGGCATCAGCATCGGCATCGGCATCGGCATCGGCATCGGCATCGGCGGCGACGTTGGTGAGTTCGGCGGGCGCGCTTCTGGCTATGCTGAATGAGTCTCACCCGGCTCTCAAGTTCCACGCACTCTCCCATCTCAACACCTTTGTCGACTACTTCTGGCCTGAAATCTCCACTGCTGTCCCGATTATGTAAGCCTTCTTTTAGtcagttttttatttaattagtttaattatgaACTGGAATTTCGTGCATTACTATGACTGGGGCTCATGTTGTCAAATTGTGGATTCTTGGTGTTGTTTCTATTGAGGGAATGGTGGAGTTTGTGGTTCAATTGGATTGAAGTGGGGTAGCATTGTGGTTATTTACGGAAATTTGAGTTCTTTAGTGTTGATGCCACCAAGTGGTGAGAAAATTGGGGTTGTTCTTGTTTGTTAGTAGCTATTGTTTTAGAGCATAATCAGGTGAACAAAGCTAAGAGCTTGGTATTGTTTGGACTATGGCATTCAGTTTTAGATTATTGAATGTTTGTATTATACGTTTCTGCTTCTTGTGTTTCATCATGATTATTATGTAGGATATGTTGTTTGGGCATTTTTCACTAGACGCTGCATGAATTATGCATATAAGTTGGGTGAACTACTTTGTTAGTTCTGGAAAACTTTATACCGTTGGTTGAGTTATAGCTTAAAGTTATCAGCTTGCCCTTTCTGACTTGTTAATGCATTGATTGTGCTCTCCAGTTCTTTTTGGCTATTTGTGCTCTCTGCAATATTAACTTTCCATATTGTGATTTCATGTGATATCTCTCTTGATTTTGATGACTGCTACATGGTAATGAGCtttttatagtatatgttACCAACCTTTCTATGAGCAATTTCTCTCatattgagtcatttttaaactgtttttttttcacgGTAATTAAATCCTCTCCTTTTGCTTTTGGTTGCAGAGAAAGTTTGTACGAAGATGAAGGGTTTGAACACAGACAGCTAGCTGCCTTGTTGGTTTCAAAGGttgaattttcttcttctgcaTGCATATTTTAGTTGGCTCATGGCTGTGTAGTTGGTTGGTCCATCAGCATATCCGTGTCATGTAATTTTTCCAGTATTCTGCAGACGAGTCATGAAATATTCTCTTGGATAtctaatttcttaaaaactaTAAGTATCGTgcttttaaatgaaaatagatttGTCTCACATgccttttctctttctttgtAAAATTGTCTTAGTTTTAGTCATTGATTTGTAATTCATTGTCTCATATTGAGTACAGAGACAAAAATATGTCATGTAAACGTTGGTTGAATCAACTAAAAAAGTTGCAGTTTTTACTCAGAAGTTTGGGGAAAAACTCATATAAGGACATAATCACTGGTGATACCAGTAGGAATATTGATCCATATCCACATCAGGTTCACATAGGATATGCTGTATTAGATTCACATAaagtttattatattatgGAATAAGTAGTTGTAAAACAGATTCATGGGTCAGTTATGCTTGTGAGAGATAAGAGTGAGAGCCTGTGTTCTAACTCTTGTGATTTTGGATTACGGAAGTGTTGCTATTGTTAAGTAAGATTATTTAGTATAACAGAACTCTTATGTATTCTTTTTGGGTTATAAAGAAATTTACATTACAAGACATATCTTGCTATCTGGATATAAGTATATTCCAAGTATCATAAAGAATGCTGCAACTGCTGCTGCTAGGTCCTGAAGAAGTTGCATGAAAGGGCACCATGCTATCATATTTCCTTTGCTTACTTTATACTTTGTGAAGAAGGGAAGCATAagatctaattttttatagtatctattcataaatcataattatgCATATATCTGGTATCAACTATATGAAAAGTATTTAGCTTCTTTCAGACTTAGTTTATTTCACGTTGTCTTTCTCTTGCAAATTATTGTGCGTTCTATCATTAGGTTTTCTATTATTTGGGTGAGCTCAATGATTCATTGTCCTATGCTCTGGGAGCTGGCTCTCTTTTTGATGTATCTGAGGACACAGATTACGTTCATACTCTACTCGGTGAGAATTCTTACCACccctttgaatttttttttcacactactttctcttttcattaagATGATGTGGCCACTTGTTATCATTTTTCTCTAATAAGTAGTGCTGATGTCCTACTCATATGGATGTCCTTTAATGctttattgtttataataGTTATGCTCTATTATTGTCTCACTCAGCTAAAGCAATAGACGAATATGCAAATCTGAAGACAAAAGCAGCTGAGACAAATGATGAATCTATACTGATTGACCATAGGATGGAAGCTATTGTTGAGAGAATGCTGGATAAGTATGTGTAATAACCTTGTTGTTGGAAAACCTAATTATGTGGTATCCTGACATATATTCCTGTTGTCTATTCTCAATGTTTTACAGATGTACTGCAGatggaaaatatcaacaaaccATAGGGATGGCAATTGAATGTAGAAGACTGGATAAGCTTGAGGAAGCAGTTATAAGTAGTGACAATGTTCATTCGACAATTAATTATTGCATAGATATCTGTCATTCCTTTGTGAACAGGCGAGAGTATAGGCGTGAGGTAACCTCCTTTAGCATATTTCGTAAAATATTCTGTAGGCCCGTTCATTTTGGTAGAAATTTAGCCTTCTCGTTTTGAACAACCctattttctaaattagtGTGGTATTAGTACATGCTTTGCCTTTCTTGTGCTATTTCTGTTATATACAGAGACTGGAGTAGACCTTGATTTCTAAGGTGTCTGaacaaaatttgttacttTTACTAGGTCTCTAAATTACAATGAGACGATAATTTATTTCAGattgaaattattgaatttcattCTGATCCatatttgagatttttctGAATGCATGTATTCTTACATGTGGCTCTACAGATACTCCGCCTTCTGGTCAAAATATATCAGCAGTTGCCATCTCCTGATTATTTGAGCATTTGTCAGCGCCTAATGTTTCTAGATGAGCCGAGCGGTGTTGCAAGCATATTTGAAGCACTCATAAGATCAGAAAATGTTGATGATGCACTACTGGCATTTCAAATTGCATTTGATCTTGTGGAGAATGAGCATCAAGCTTTCCTTTTGAAGGTGAGAGATCTGCTTCCGGCTCCCAAGTCACAGCCTTCAGAGCCTACTCAGTTGTCTGAGTCAGCTCAGCCAGATTCTACACAAACTGAAATTGCTGTCACATCTGAGGATGTTCACATAACAGAGGCAAATCAAGCAGATGAAAGCATAACATCTACTGATCCACGTGAAGCAGTTTATGCGGCGAGGCTGACAAAACTAAGAGGAATTCTGGATGGAGAGACTTCCATACAGTTGACCCTGCAATTCTTACACAGCCATAACAAGTGAGGCTATTATTTTCATCTTTATAATCTTATATCAAGTCCGAACATATTCAGTCCACATAATTTGTTAGTAAAATTTAAGAGGCCTGatggattttattttcccATCTTTACAGATCAGATCTCCTCATTCTCAAAACAATAAAGCAGTCTGTTGAGATGAGAAATAGTGTCTGCCATAGTGCAACTATACATGCTAATGCTATTATGCATGCTGGAACAACTGTTGACACATTTCTGAGAGAAAATCTGGTAAGTACATAAGCATTTTCACCAGATTCTGTTCCGTCTGTTTTGGTGTTAATTTCAACcattatgtatataaattgTCAGGACTGGCTGAGTAGGGCCACAAATTGGGCAAAATTCAGTGCAACTGCAGGACTTGGCGTTATCCATCGGGGCCATCTACAGCAAGGAAGATCCCTCATGGCACCTTACTTGCCACAAGGTGGCAGTGGTGGTGGCAGTCCATACTCGGAAGGTGGAGCATTATATGCTCTTGGTCTAATTCATGCAAACCATGGGGAAGGCATTAAACCCTTTCTGCAGGAAAGCCTAAGGAGCTCTAATGTTGAGGTCCAGCCATTCCTTAAAACCTGTTTTTCCTCCTTTCCCCTCGAGCAATGACTGTAACTTAATGATATGATAAATGGCACAGGTCATTCAGCATGGTGCCTGCCTGGGTCTTGGTTTGGCTGCATTGGGCACTGCTGATGAGGACGTctttgatgaaataaaaaatgtgttgtATACTGACAGTGCTGTTGCTGGTGAGGCTGCTGGGATTAGTATGGGTCTACTGATGGTTGGAACAGCTAGTGAGAAGGCTGCTGAAATGCTTGCATATGCACATGAAACCCAACATGAAAAGATTATAAGGTGACTTGAGTCATTAGTCTGAGTTTTAGGGACTCTTTAACCACATTTTTATCTcgcttttatatttatatttgactGTGACGTGATAACAGGGGTTTAGCCTTAGGAATAGCACTTACAGTCTATGGAAGAGAGGAAGAAGCTGATACACTCATTGAGCAAATGACAAGGGATCAAGACCCTATACTGCGTTATGGTGGCATGTATGCCTTAGCCTTGGCGTACAGAGGAACATCAAATAATAAGGCCATTCGTCAGTTGCTGCATTTTGCTGTGTCAGATGTAAGCGATGATGTCAGACGGACTGCTGTTCTTGCCCTTGGATTTGTGCTGTACTCTGATCCTGAACAGGTTGTGTATTTGGTTTTCCTTTTATACCCTTTTGGTCCTTGGATGCTGTCTATTGATGGACTCTGAGATTTTTGAGAAGTCAACTtgcatttatttgaaattgtattaactttttttatattcagtGCCCTCGCATTGTCTCTCTGTTATCGGAGTCCTACAATCCACATGTGCGTTATGGTGCTGCACTAGCAGTTGGGATTTCTTGTGCGGGCACTGGACTTAGTGAGGCCATATCATTGCTAGAGCCATTAACCTTGGATGTTGTCGACTTTGTCCGTCAAGGTGCTCTAATTGCAATGGCAATGGTGATGGTTCAGATCAGTGAAGCTAGTGACTCTCGTGTTGGTGCTTTCAGGTGTTGTATCTGAATTTTATGTTCACCTTGTCTATGGTTTAtatttctcatctctctctgtTGCTAAATACTTAGGCGACAATTGGAAAAGATAATCCAAGATAAGCATGAAGATACGATAAGCAAGATGGGTGCTATATTAGCTTCGGGGATTTTAGATGCTGGGGGACGGAATGTGACCATCAAGTTActttcaaaaacaaaacatgataaAATCACTGCAGTAGTAGGCCTTGCTGTTTTCAGTCAATTCTGGTACTGGTATCCACTCATCTACTTCATCAGTTTGGCATTCTCACCAACTGCTTTAATTGGTTTGAACTATGACCTGAAAATACCCAAGTTTGATTTCCTATCACATGCGAAGCCGTCATTGTTTGAATACCCTAAGCCTACTACTGTCCCTACCACTGCTTCAACTGTTAAACTGCCCACTGCAATTTTATCAACATCAGTAAGAGCCAAAACCAGGGCTAGTAAGAAAGAAGCTGAGAAGCAGGCCGAGAAGGCAGAAACAAGTGCGGAAAAGGGTAAATCAAGCGACAAGGATGGAGATTCTATGCAGGTAAATGTTTTGTATGATGccattgtttataattttgatactTTTCTTGTTAGAGTAAAAAGGTGAGACGGCTAACAAACAGTAAGAAGTAAGAACCGaagatataatatatatatatatatatatatatataatcttgAACAAAACAAATGATAATCCTCTTACGAGGTCACATCTCTAACAAGTCCCTATGCTAATATACCGTCCTTATGCTAAACTTAAGGTTATTCCTTGCTCTCAAACCTATAGGGACTCTCAACTTACTTAGTAGCTCGTCTGATTAATTACTTAGTAGCCCAAAGTCGCATAGAGCAATAGATTCTTCTGTCAACTAAGGATGATTTGGGTCAGAAAGTACTTGGTACTATGATCACTAGAGGAACAATACCTAATCCTGAGGATGCTCCTGAATCATTTTGACTGCTTGTTTGAGACTTATAGACTCCCAGCTTTCCAACTCTTGATCCATATCATCTCTATCTCTTGCCATGGgatataaatattgtaatcatgatccttcactttgtttatgatttatttgcttCCCTTTTCTGGGTCTTTCATGAAGCATATCTTTGAGGGTGGATATTACATCTCTTGATCCTAAGTTGCTAATTTACAACgacatttcaatatttcaGTGCTTTTGCTGACCGGTAggttttaattgaatatttgctCAACTCGGATTCTCTTTGCTTCCTTTGTCAGGTAGATAGTAACACAGAGAAGAAGACGGAACCTGAGCCGTCGTTTGAAATTTTAACCAATCCTGCAAGGGTGGTTCGTCCACAAGagaaattcatcaaatttcttCAAGACAGCAGATACGTGCCAGTTAAGACAGCACCTTCAGGATTTGTGCTATTCAAAGATCTACGTCCGAATGAGCCTGAAGAATTATCTCTCACTGAGTCTCCCTCGTCAGCGACCTCTAATGCTACTGGCGGATCAGTCCCTGGACAGCAGGGATCGGCCACAGCAATGGCTGTCGATGAAGAGCCTGCACCTCCACAACCCTTTGAATACAGCTCGTAAACCTTTAGCATTGGAGGTAACGTTCTGTGTTTACGTTTTGATGGAGAAAGTTGATGGGTTCTAGCCGGTCAGCAGGTGTTCAAGCAAGTGGCGTCTGCTGCAGAATCTTGAAGTCGTAGCCAATGTCGATTGCTGCTGATGTTTCCAACTCTTTCTCTGTCAtgcttttcttcttccattttattatttgtggtTTTCAATAAGGATTATGTACACTAATGGAGGGCCAAAACCAGGACTCTAGAAGCTGCGCTGTCTAAGTAGCGATGTCCAATTTATTCTTTTCCATCTTGTAGTCCTTATTTAAGTTGAAAATTAgggtgtgaattattctttctctGATTCTTGCTGTTATGATTATTAATGCCAAAATTATAGTG is drawn from Salvia hispanica cultivar TCC Black 2014 chromosome 6, UniMelb_Shisp_WGS_1.0, whole genome shotgun sequence and contains these coding sequences:
- the LOC125194163 gene encoding 26S proteasome non-ATPase regulatory subunit 1 homolog A-like, which codes for MAESASASASASASASASAATLVSSAGALLAMLNESHPALKFHALSHLNTFVDYFWPEISTAVPIIESLYEDEGFEHRQLAALLVSKVFYYLGELNDSLSYALGAGSLFDVSEDTDYVHTLLAKAIDEYANLKTKAAETNDESILIDHRMEAIVERMLDKCTADGKYQQTIGMAIECRRLDKLEEAVISSDNVHSTINYCIDICHSFVNRREYRREILRLLVKIYQQLPSPDYLSICQRLMFLDEPSGVASIFEALIRSENVDDALLAFQIAFDLVENEHQAFLLKVRDLLPAPKSQPSEPTQLSESAQPDSTQTEIAVTSEDVHITEANQADESITSTDPREAVYAARLTKLRGILDGETSIQLTLQFLHSHNKSDLLILKTIKQSVEMRNSVCHSATIHANAIMHAGTTVDTFLRENLDWLSRATNWAKFSATAGLGVIHRGHLQQGRSLMAPYLPQGGSGGGSPYSEGGALYALGLIHANHGEGIKPFLQESLRSSNVEVIQHGACLGLGLAALGTADEDVFDEIKNVLYTDSAVAGEAAGISMGLLMVGTASEKAAEMLAYAHETQHEKIIRGLALGIALTVYGREEEADTLIEQMTRDQDPILRYGGMYALALAYRGTSNNKAIRQLLHFAVSDVSDDVRRTAVLALGFVLYSDPEQCPRIVSLLSESYNPHVRYGAALAVGISCAGTGLSEAISLLEPLTLDVVDFVRQGALIAMAMVMVQISEASDSRVGAFRRQLEKIIQDKHEDTISKMGAILASGILDAGGRNVTIKLLSKTKHDKITAVVGLAVFSQFWYWYPLIYFISLAFSPTALIGLNYDLKIPKFDFLSHAKPSLFEYPKPTTVPTTASTVKLPTAILSTSVRAKTRASKKEAEKQAEKAETSAEKGKSSDKDGDSMQVDSNTEKKTEPEPSFEILTNPARVVRPQEKFIKFLQDSRYVPVKTAPSGFVLFKDLRPNEPEELSLTESPSSATSNATGGSVPGQQGSATAMAVDEEPAPPQPFEYSS